Proteins from one Actinomycetes bacterium genomic window:
- a CDS encoding Rid family hydrolase: MTAVERHGSGGPWEDLVGYSRVVVAGGHAWTAGCTATVDGVVVHEGDPAGQARTAFGVALDALRRAGFELADVVRTRMYIRQVVVPDARVHAELFGTVRPAAAMVAVAGFVDARMLVEVEVEAFRADPPLHLR, from the coding sequence GTGACCGCGGTCGAGCGGCACGGCAGCGGCGGCCCCTGGGAGGACCTCGTCGGCTACTCCCGCGTGGTCGTGGCGGGCGGCCACGCCTGGACGGCGGGGTGCACGGCCACCGTTGACGGGGTCGTGGTCCACGAGGGCGACCCGGCCGGCCAGGCCCGGACCGCCTTCGGGGTGGCCCTGGACGCGTTGCGGCGGGCCGGGTTCGAGCTGGCCGATGTGGTCCGCACCCGCATGTACATCCGGCAGGTGGTCGTGCCGGACGCGCGTGTCCACGCGGAGCTGTTCGGCACCGTACGGCCGGCGGCCGCCATGGTCGCCGTCGCGGGGTTCGTCGACGCGCGGATGCTCGTCGAGGTCGAGGTGGAGGCGTTCCGCGCCGATCCGCCGCTGCACCTACGCTGA